Genomic segment of Dromiciops gliroides isolate mDroGli1 chromosome 3, mDroGli1.pri, whole genome shotgun sequence:
AGGctatttgggggtttgtttttatAGTGCAGAGATTTGTCATCTGATCATTTATACAGGATAGTGATTTTCTGGTGTATAATTTCAGCCACCTGGGCTTGTCCTCAAGGTATCCAGTAGACTTTAACTTTTTGCAACCTGCAGAATTGCTTACCACCAGGTGGGCATCATCTCCAACAAGAATTATGTAGTTACAGGAAGCATTTTTCACTGAGCAACCAATACCTGATGTAAAAACTTTTAGAACCCCCCAAACTCTCAAGGAAGCTGGTGACATTCAGTCTATCATTCTCTCAGGATGACTTTTCTATGCTCAgtgaaagaaacacaaagcaagAAGCATCAAGGGACCTGAAGTCTAGTGTCCAGTTCCATGAAACACGAACATGCCTGTGTTTCTGCCACAGTTACTAAGTGTATACCACTCCCACCATTGAGGAGgaatggaagagagaaaatgtCTCTCCATTAGAAAGTCAAAGGGAGAGTTGGCAAAGTTACAAATCATTTgctcaaaagagggaaagagaaaggttgTCTCCTCCACAGATAGCCTACTGAGTGGATAGGTCTCCCTGCCCTAGTCACCAATCATCTTTGCCATGGTCCTCCCATCATGGAAGGCCACTATAATGTTTGAAATTTTTTGGAGAATTGAAGTGCCACAGGACTGAAGATGGGCAAATATTATTGCAATTTTCAAAAAATGGAAGGTGAATTTTTGAAGTTGAAGGCTGGTGAGCTTGACAAATTCCAGGGATTATTCACGGGATAGTTTAGGAATAGTTGGAAAGCAAGCAATGATTACTATGAACCAGCCTAAATTCACCAAAAACAATCCTTGGTATATGTGGTAAGATCAATGTCCTAACTTCTCAACACCATGCATAGACAGTGATATCACCCTAAAATGTTCCTGTTTctgaccttttgttctgattcttctttcacaacatgactaatgcagaaatatgtttaatgtgattgtacatatatgacctatatcatattgctttctatcttggggatgggggagggaagggaaggaaggagaaaaatttggaactagaaaccttataaaaatgttgaaaattatttctacatgtaactggaaaatcataaaatactcttatgctttaaaaaataaaattaaatcttttttacaaagaaaggattttaaaaagagagaaaagcaattcagcaaaaccaaacaacacctttaaaaaatgagatataACCCAGATGACAGTACAGTTGCCTTCTCTCCAAAACTGGCTGAAAAACAAGATGCAAAGAGTGGAGATTAATGGATTGATATAAACCTTAGTTTTTCCTCCACTTCACCTCAGCTTTATATACATGGGGATGGTTATATCCCTGATCCCAATATCGCCCATAAGTAACCCCCTTCTATGATCAACAGCTCTGAAGTTCCATTCTTCCAATCATATTTGCctatcattctatctctccctagGCCTTACTTTTCCCAAATCTATTCTTCATCCTGACTGATCTCCATTCCCTTCACTTCTCAGTACCCTCCCAGGTCAACGCCCCCGCTCTTACTATGTTTTCATTCCTTCTCAATCTCACCATCTTGATGAAACAGCTCAATGTTACACTATCATGTATTTTTTAATCTCTCGCATCCTTGTTCTACCACCACACTTTGCCAAACCCCATCCCTGGACTACTCCCACCATCTGTCTCCTTCACCCCTACTCCCATGTTACTGAATAGAATTGGAAGAAGTCACCCAACTATCCTAACTAGATCCACTAGATCCACTGGATCCACTATTATTTTATCTCATGTCAACTGAGTCCTCGCTACCCCAAGGCAATCTCTATCCCACTCACCATAGGAATTATTATGaaccatatcttttttttctcaaatctCCCATATCACTCCCTATCCCAACATTCTCCATGTGGCTGAACACTTTGCCTCatactttactaagaaaactgGAGCTATCTTCTCTCAGCTACTGctactcccctcttcctcatcttgaATCCCCCACTACCTCCTACTCTAGTCTCTGATAAAGAAATGGCCCTTCCCTTCTTTAAATCCAGTGACTTTACATACATCCCATCCTATCTTCCTTGACAACTTGCCCCCAATATAATTCTTACTTTTTCATTATCTaatctttaatatatttttatccaTTGGCTCATTCCTTGCTGTCTACAAATATACGTCACccacatcctttaaaaaaaaatacctctcaCTGGATGTTAACATCCCCACTAGAAACAATCCTATATTTCAGCTATATTTCATTCAAGAAGTATCTATTAATCATCTACtgtatgtaccaggcaccatgctaagcactggcaataccaagaaaagacagttcctgttttcaaggcactcacagtctaatgagagtgaaaaaaaatcatcctggCTCAACATTGAACAATGATCCACAAAGGACCCGAGGCTCAGGATGTTCTGAAAGCTCCTGAAGCTAAGGTCACCTTGGACTCCGTTCCTTTAAGACTGCCTGGCACCTAGTACATGGCAGGTGGGAGCCATTGTGGGCTCTGCCCTGGGCAGAGTTCATCAGGAAGAGCACCATAAGCTCCTGGGGCCCCCTTTTGAGGACAGAAATGAGCTCCAATGAGTCAAGAGGGAAACAACCAGATAATTAGGGTCCTCAACACTATGCCATAGAGGTCAGTCAAAGGCACAGGAGATGTTTATTCTGGACCAGAGAAGAGGCTATCACGCggaagatggattagatttgtttgtcTTGGCCCCATAAGGGAGGACTGCTGCCAGGGCATAGAAGTACCAAAGAGACATATTTTTAActtgatagaaggaaaaactCAATACTTAATTACACCGATTGAACATTACCTTGATATGGAGTGAGTTCCCCATTACTCAAGGTGTTCAAAACAAAGActgaatgaccatttgttggggTGTTGCAGAAAGGATTTCCTCTCAGATATATATTGAAATCAGCAGCTTCTGAGAACCTACTTCTCACCCTGAGATTCAGGGTGGTTTTATGAGCTACACTGACCACAATTTAAACCTGCCTTGATTCCAAAGGTATTGAGGACATCGCAAAACAGACCATTATTAATGAGCCTCAATGATTGTTTTATCCTACAAACACAGAAATGATAATTGGCAGAAATTTGGGCACTGGAATGATTAGGAACAAAGACTGTCCTATTTATTGTGATTATTTCAAACAGTGTTTGTGAAatgaagaccaaggttcaaatgtCCAAGGTTTAACCatttattctttaaattaaaacattGCTTCTCATAACATTAGAATCCATTAGAACATGAGTTCCTTAAGACCCAAGACCATATTGTTGCCTTTCTTCCTATCcccacagttcttggcacatagtaagcactcactACATGCTTGCTGACTGAGTGAATGACTAACTAAAATCCCTGGAGCTAACAATCCTTTTCAACTGGACATGTCTTATGCAGTAAGTTACCATATCTATATTTTCCAGCCTCTAAGTAATCAGTGTGATGTTGTGCATAGAAAGTTGGCCTAAGGTCCAGAAAAACatgagttcaagttctgactctgaCACATCTTGGCTGTAGGACCCTGAGccaatcacctaacctctcaatgccccaggcaGCTTTCTAAGACTGAATTTCAGAATAATGGCGGATCTGCATTGGTAGGAAACAATCAATCAGACTTAAAATTCCATCATCGAATCTATCAAACTGATGCTTCCATGTTAGCTAGGGAATATTCATCTTTGGGATTTAATGATACTCCCTCACTACCTGTAACCATCCTGGAAATATCTCCTAGAATTTTGTACTTGGATGCTCCCATGCAGAAGTTCAACTGGGAGGAGAAGGCCATGAGATCAGTGACCTGTGAAACAGaacctccttttccctcttctccaatACAACCCCCTCTATGCACTCCCACaccctcaaagaaaaataatcctgTTATCTTAAGGCAACATTccacagtagattttttttttaaataaaactaggTACTGAGTTAAGAATTGCCCATACCTCCCAGAGATTCTTTAGACCAAAGTGTCCCCAGTACCCCCTCTTTCTTGAAGCCTATTCTCTACTAGCCACACCAGATCTAGATGAGCCTTCAGGAATCTGGAGGTCACCATCTGACAGGGCACTCAGCCCCTAAGCATTGAGCTTCCAGTTGGAGACAATCATTCCACCATCACTGCAGCCTGATCTTCTTCGGGGGGTTTGTGGGGAACCTCTGAGAATACAAGTGGGCCATGTACTGGATCTCAGGCATCACCATCCTCTGACACATAGTCATGGTCTCATTGTCTAACTGTTGTTTGAGATTGTAGCCCAGGATGTTGGCCTCCCCAGACTGGTAGGGCCTGAGGTTCATGTCTTTGATTTGCGTCTTATTCTTGGGCTTCCCATCCTGGATACAGATGTCCATGAGCTCTCGCTGCCTTTCCCTCAAGAGAGCCACCTCCTTCAGCAGCTTCTCCTGCCCGACAACCTCCCAGATCTTCTGCCAGAAGGTCCTGTTGAAATGCTGGTAGAGTGCCCAGTCCAAAGCACACCACTCCTtgactttctcctggttctccttggTGAGGTTCTGAATCGTATTCTCACTCCGTGAGTTCAGCTTGAAATAGACCACATCATCCAGGTCCCAATGCAGCATGTTTCTCAGGAGCACCATGGACTCATCAAAATAATCAGAAATCAGGATCAGCTGGAACTGACGTTGGATCTCCCCAATGACAGCCTGCACGTAACCCTGGCCCCCTCTGTTGTTATCATAGCCAAAGTCAAACCACATGTTATTCTTGGCATATACATTTTTTATAGATAGACTTTTATTGTAGTACCTCAGTGGAGATGCCAAAAACTCATTCAGACTCTTTGTCTTCCGAAAAGCTGGTGTGTAAGTCTTGTAATACATGAAAGAGGACTCCAGCTGGGAAATTGGGTTTCtcaaaatggaaaagtagaaagtGTTGTTTGGCATGACTTTCTGTACCTTTGGTGGGGGGGAATAGAGAAAAGATCATTAGCAGACCTGGCTGATGCCCTGAAGGGAGACTCTGAGCATGAAAAGACCCTGGCTCAGATCTCAGGGCAGAGGAAACCTAACCCAGGCTGAGAGATGGTGAGCAAAGTGCCAAGCACCATCTGGGAGGACATCACCATCTGGGGACTGCAGCCACTATCTGGATGTCAAACCCCCCTCCCCACAGGGGTCTGTGCAAGGGGCTGATGAGGAGATATGTTCTTGCTATCATATACATTATGAAGgatggataaaggaccagccctgaattcaggaggacctgagttcaaatccgatctcagacacttgacacttactagctgtgtgaccttgggcaagtcacttaatcctcattgcccagcaaaaccaaaacaaaatacattatgATTGAAATTATATGAACTGAAAGAATAAACCAAGAAAAGCGAGACTGAACCCTACCTCCTCCAAATATCCCTGGCCTTCCcaacctcagttctttcccagaccAAGCCCCTTGCACTTGctaccctctcttctcctccctatTCTCAGCCCTTGGTGAATCCCTCCAAATCCatccaattccttcccccttgtCCTAGCATCAATCTTGCCTTGCCAAACCCCAACCCTAGGTTATGCTCACTATCTGCCTCCTTTAGTTCTACTCATCTGGTGTTAAATGAAGCTAGAGGAAGTTACAAAGCTGTGCTGACTTGTGTTATATAATTTCAAATGGATAATCCTTGATAATCCTTTTACCCCCCCCCAATTGATTGAGGCAtctaagtggctcagtagatagagcgtTGGGCCtagggtcagaagacctgagttcaaatcccacctcagactacctgtgtgactctgagcaagtcacttaacctctgtttgccttaatccattggagaaggaaatggagagccaccccagtgtctttgccaagaaagtgcCATGAGGCCA
This window contains:
- the GAL3ST2 gene encoding galactose-3-O-sulfotransferase 2; protein product: MERMLLDLDSEEERNKEKVPASRFRAKWKMRHLLGLSHTPPPPEPAPGWRALSSKAGHLGAVYWRSSHRLFRTQAPLCSPGVSYCRMSLGLLHEWRYFRVIIILLVLLTLLLGSFLSTQVSLLVPLFSSQESFPPVTNIMFLKTHKTASSTVMNILYRFTEKRNLTVALPAGHLFHLGYPWYFLTKYVEGFKALNGTFNIMCNHLRFNPTEVQKVMPNNTFYFSILRNPISQLESSFMYYKTYTPAFRKTKSLNEFLASPLRYYNKSLSIKNVYAKNNMWFDFGYDNNRGGQGYVQAVIGEIQRQFQLILISDYFDESMVLLRNMLHWDLDDVVYFKLNSRSENTIQNLTKENQEKVKEWCALDWALYQHFNRTFWQKIWEVVGQEKLLKEVALLRERQRELMDICIQDGKPKNKTQIKDMNLRPYQSGEANILGYNLKQQLDNETMTMCQRMVMPEIQYMAHLYSQRFPTNPPKKIRLQ